Proteins encoded in a region of the Anoxybacillus amylolyticus genome:
- a CDS encoding urease subunit gamma, with amino-acid sequence MKLTAREQEKLLIVVAADLARRRKERGLKLNYPEAVALITYEILEGARDGRTVAELMQYGTTILSRDDVMEGVPEMMEDIQVEATFPDGTKLVTVHQPIR; translated from the coding sequence TTGAAATTAACTGCACGTGAACAGGAGAAGTTGCTTATTGTCGTTGCAGCGGATCTTGCACGACGCCGCAAAGAAAGAGGGTTGAAGCTAAATTATCCCGAAGCAGTAGCGCTTATTACATATGAAATTTTAGAAGGTGCGCGAGATGGGCGGACGGTGGCGGAGTTAATGCAATACGGGACAACGATTTTATCTCGCGATGATGTAATGGAAGGGGTGCCGGAAATGATGGAAGACATACAAGTGGAAGCCACATTTCCTGACGGCACAAAGCTCGTGACGGTTCATCAGCCAATTCGTTAA
- the urtE gene encoding urea ABC transporter ATP-binding subunit UrtE, whose protein sequence is MLSVRNVTAGYEQSVVLENVSMDVQKGSVTAVLGRNGVGKTTLMKSIIGLIKPMRGNIEWEGEDMTSLPPEHRVRRGIGYVPQGREIFSTLTVEENLLLGFEALPKKINPSHVLEEIYELFPILKDMLHRKGGDLSGGQQQQLAIARALIGQPKLLLLDEPMEGIQPSIVQLIRDVIMKIAKEKMVGIVLVEHSLDLAFSCADYFYIFDRGIVVAQGHVSETSMSDVQRFLTV, encoded by the coding sequence GTGTTAAGCGTTCGAAATGTGACAGCCGGATATGAACAAAGCGTTGTGTTAGAAAACGTAAGCATGGACGTACAAAAAGGATCTGTGACGGCAGTGCTAGGGCGAAATGGTGTCGGAAAAACAACGCTTATGAAAAGCATCATCGGATTGATCAAACCGATGAGGGGCAACATCGAATGGGAGGGTGAGGATATGACATCATTGCCGCCGGAGCACAGGGTAAGAAGGGGAATAGGCTATGTTCCACAAGGAAGGGAAATTTTTTCGACATTAACGGTCGAAGAAAATTTATTGTTAGGATTCGAGGCGCTTCCTAAAAAAATCAATCCGTCACACGTTTTAGAAGAAATTTATGAATTATTTCCTATATTAAAAGACATGTTGCATCGAAAAGGAGGAGATTTAAGCGGCGGGCAACAGCAGCAGCTTGCCATTGCCCGCGCGCTGATTGGACAGCCAAAGCTGCTTTTGCTTGATGAACCGATGGAAGGCATTCAGCCATCGATCGTACAGCTGATTCGTGATGTTATCATGAAAATTGCAAAAGAAAAAATGGTCGGAATTGTACTTGTCGAGCATAGCCTAGATTTAGCTTTTTCATGCGCCGACTACTTTTACATTTTTGATCGCGGCATAGTTGTTGCACAAGGGCATGTGAGCGAAACGAGCATGAGCGACGTTCAGCGGTTTTTAACCGTATAA
- the urtD gene encoding urea ABC transporter ATP-binding protein UrtD encodes MKPVLMCCNVSVDFDGFYALQGADLKVYPHEVRFLIGPNGAGKTTLLDVICGKTRASNGKVLFYSHDITDMPEHKIVRLGISRKFQSPSIFHQLTVWENMELALKQDRGLFAVLQAKMSEVDRDMIITLLQRIELLDYADQKAGSLSHGQKQWLEIGMQLIQFPQLLLLDEPIAGMSAAERERTGELIHEIARDCAVVIVEHDMDFVRRFSKQVTVMHEGKVLCEGTMEDIQQNEKVVEIYLGREEKAC; translated from the coding sequence ATGAAGCCAGTTCTCATGTGCTGCAACGTGTCAGTAGATTTTGACGGGTTTTATGCGTTGCAAGGGGCCGATTTGAAAGTTTATCCACATGAAGTACGATTTTTAATCGGGCCAAACGGAGCGGGAAAGACGACGCTATTAGATGTGATTTGCGGTAAAACAAGGGCAAGCAACGGAAAAGTGTTATTTTACTCACACGATATTACCGATATGCCGGAACACAAAATTGTACGGCTTGGCATTTCTCGGAAATTTCAAAGCCCATCGATTTTTCATCAGTTGACCGTATGGGAAAACATGGAGCTGGCTTTAAAACAAGATCGCGGGCTATTTGCTGTTTTACAGGCAAAGATGTCAGAGGTAGATCGAGATATGATCATCACGTTATTACAACGTATCGAATTACTCGATTATGCTGATCAAAAGGCTGGTTCTCTTTCACACGGTCAGAAGCAGTGGCTCGAAATCGGCATGCAGCTGATTCAGTTTCCTCAGCTGTTGCTGCTTGATGAACCGATTGCAGGAATGAGTGCCGCGGAACGGGAGCGCACAGGGGAATTGATCCATGAAATTGCCCGTGATTGTGCAGTTGTGATTGTCGAACATGATATGGATTTTGTGCGGCGTTTTTCAAAGCAAGTGACGGTGATGCATGAAGGGAAAGTATTGTGTGAAGGCACGATGGAAGACATTCAGCAAAATGAAAAAGTAGTCGAAATTTATTTAGGAAGAGAGGAGAAAGCGTGTTAA
- a CDS encoding urease subunit beta: MIPGEYLLKEDTIVCNRHKPITKLVVTNRGDRPIQVGSHFHFFEVNSFLEFDRQAAYGKHLNIPAGTAVRFEPGDAKQVELVPFSGERRVYGLNQLVNGPLDEGEKGGVMR, from the coding sequence ATGATTCCAGGAGAATATTTGTTAAAAGAAGATACGATCGTTTGTAATCGTCATAAACCGATTACAAAACTGGTGGTGACCAATCGTGGAGATCGTCCGATTCAAGTTGGATCTCACTTTCACTTCTTTGAAGTGAACTCGTTTCTTGAATTTGATCGCCAAGCGGCGTATGGGAAACACTTAAATATTCCGGCAGGGACGGCGGTGCGCTTTGAGCCAGGGGATGCTAAGCAAGTGGAACTAGTCCCGTTTTCCGGGGAGCGCCGTGTTTACGGATTGAATCAGTTAGTCAACGGGCCGCTTGATGAAGGTGAGAAAGGGGGAGTCATGCGATGA